The following coding sequences lie in one Pseudomonas monsensis genomic window:
- a CDS encoding alpha-E domain-containing protein, whose amino-acid sequence MLSRTASDLYWMSRYLERAENLARMLDVSYSLSLMPQDGRGDGLHELAMPLLITGTLDDYLERHGELHAERLLHFFALDAANPASIYSCLGAARASAHAVRGRITADMWENINATWLEIRGIAEQGLSRYGMSRFCEWIKERSHLFRGASYGTIMRNDAFRFIRLGTFIERADNTLRLLDARYEMAGDQAEAVSDGTAHAYYQWSALLRALSSFEAYTEIYRDAPGARHVAELLLLRADVPRSLRACTEEIDQILAQLPGANGRPAQRLAAEMDARLRYTGINEILEEGLHAWLTEFIPLVRQLGNAIHSSYLEAA is encoded by the coding sequence ATGTTAAGTAGAACTGCCTCGGATCTGTATTGGATGTCGCGTTACCTGGAGCGGGCGGAAAACCTCGCGCGGATGCTCGACGTCAGTTACTCGTTGTCGCTGATGCCGCAGGACGGTCGCGGCGATGGTCTGCACGAATTGGCCATGCCGCTGTTGATCACCGGCACCCTCGACGATTACCTGGAGCGTCACGGCGAACTGCACGCCGAACGCCTGTTGCACTTTTTCGCCCTCGATGCGGCCAACCCGGCAAGTATCTACAGTTGCCTCGGCGCAGCGCGGGCCAGTGCCCATGCGGTGCGTGGGCGCATCACCGCCGACATGTGGGAAAACATCAACGCCACCTGGCTGGAAATTCGCGGGATCGCCGAACAAGGCCTGAGCCGCTATGGCATGAGCCGTTTCTGCGAGTGGATCAAGGAGCGTTCGCACCTGTTCCGTGGTGCGTCCTACGGCACGATCATGCGTAACGATGCGTTTCGCTTTATTCGTCTGGGCACGTTTATCGAGCGCGCCGACAACACGCTGCGCCTGCTCGATGCGCGTTATGAAATGGCCGGGGATCAGGCCGAAGCGGTCAGCGACGGCACCGCCCACGCGTATTACCAGTGGAGTGCATTGCTGCGGGCCTTGTCGTCGTTCGAGGCCTACACCGAAATCTACCGCGATGCCCCCGGCGCCCGGCATGTCGCCGAGTTGCTGCTGCTGCGCGCCGATGTGCCGCGGTCGCTGCGTGCGTGCACCGAGGAGATCGACCAGATCCTCGCGCAATTGCCCGGCGCCAACGGTCGACCGGCGCAACGGCTGGCGGCGGAAATGGACGCACGTCTGCGCTACACCGGCATCAACGAAATTCTCGAGGAAGGCCTGCACGCGTGGCTGACCGAATTCATCCCGCTGGTGCGCCAGTTGGGCAACGCCATTCACAGTTCCTACCTGGAGGCTGCATGA
- the speE gene encoding polyamine aminopropyltransferase, with amino-acid sequence MTVTKTSEYLETLYEGYGQRFRMEKLLHEVRTEHQHLVIFQNPRMGRVMALDGVIQTTEADEFIYHEMLTHVPILAHGTARRVLIIGGGDGGMLREVTRHASVEHITMVEIDGTVVDMCKTFLPDHSKGAYDDPRLNLVIDDGMRFVATTTEKFDVIISDSTDPIGPGEVLFSENFYQACHRCLNEGGILVTQNGTPFMQIDEVKTTAGRLRSLFPDWHFYQAAVPTYIGGSMTFAWGSTNPAYRRLSRETLQQRFIGSGIVTRYYNPEIHIGAFALPQYVLQAINKPSND; translated from the coding sequence ATGACCGTCACCAAGACCAGCGAATACCTGGAAACCCTCTATGAAGGTTATGGCCAGCGTTTTCGCATGGAAAAACTCCTGCACGAAGTGCGCACCGAACATCAGCACCTGGTGATTTTCCAGAACCCGCGCATGGGCCGGGTGATGGCGCTGGACGGCGTGATCCAGACCACCGAAGCCGACGAATTCATCTACCACGAAATGCTCACCCACGTACCGATCCTCGCCCACGGCACCGCCAGGCGCGTGCTGATCATCGGCGGCGGCGACGGCGGCATGTTGCGCGAAGTGACCCGACATGCCAGCGTCGAGCACATCACCATGGTCGAGATCGACGGCACCGTGGTCGACATGTGCAAAACGTTCCTGCCGGACCACTCCAAAGGCGCTTACGACGATCCACGGCTGAACCTGGTGATCGACGACGGTATGCGTTTCGTCGCCACCACCACGGAAAAATTCGACGTGATCATCTCGGACTCCACCGACCCGATTGGTCCGGGCGAAGTGCTGTTCTCGGAGAATTTCTACCAGGCCTGCCACCGTTGCCTGAACGAGGGCGGCATCCTGGTGACCCAGAACGGCACGCCGTTCATGCAGATCGACGAAGTGAAAACCACCGCCGGTCGCCTGCGCAGCCTGTTTCCGGACTGGCATTTCTATCAGGCCGCCGTGCCGACCTACATCGGCGGTTCAATGACCTTCGCCTGGGGCTCGACCAACCCGGCCTACCGCAGGTTGAGCCGTGAAACCCTGCAACAGCGCTTCATTGGCAGCGGCATCGTCACTCGTTACTACAACCCGGAAATCCACATCGGCGCGTTCGCCTTGCCGCAGTACGTGCTGCAGGCGATCAACAAGCCAAGCAACGACTGA
- a CDS encoding MFS transporter: MAALPYWRLSSFYLFYFALLGSTAPFLALYFDHLGFSAARIGELVAIPMLMRCVAPNIWGWLGDYTGKRLAIVRFGAVCTLLTFSLIFVSKTYAWLAMVMALHAFFWHAVLPQFEVITLAHLQGQTSRYSQIRLWGSIGFIITVVALGRLFEWLSLDIYPAALVLIMAGIVLSSLWVPNAQPPQGNRPSGEGFLKQLRNPGVLAFYGCVALMQLSHGPYYTFLTLHLERLGYSRGVIGMLWAVGVVAEVPMFMFMSRILARFSLRRVLMASFLLAALRWLLLGSFAEFLWVLLFAQVLHAATFGSFHAAAIAFVQRSFGARQQGQGQALYAALAGTGGAMGALYSGYSWNVLGATLTFSIASLAALAAAVIIAIRMQEDRS; the protein is encoded by the coding sequence GTGGCGGCGCTCCCGTACTGGCGGCTGTCCAGTTTCTATCTGTTCTATTTCGCCTTGCTCGGTTCGACAGCGCCGTTCCTGGCGCTGTACTTCGATCATCTCGGTTTCAGCGCTGCACGTATCGGCGAACTGGTCGCCATCCCGATGCTGATGCGCTGTGTGGCGCCGAACATCTGGGGCTGGCTCGGCGATTACACCGGCAAACGCCTGGCTATTGTGCGCTTCGGCGCGGTGTGCACGCTGTTGACGTTTTCGCTGATTTTCGTCAGCAAGACCTACGCCTGGCTGGCGATGGTCATGGCGCTGCATGCGTTCTTCTGGCACGCGGTGTTGCCACAATTCGAAGTCATCACCCTCGCGCACTTGCAGGGGCAGACGTCTCGCTACAGCCAGATTCGTCTGTGGGGTTCAATCGGTTTCATCATCACCGTGGTCGCGCTGGGGCGCTTGTTCGAGTGGCTGAGCCTCGACATCTACCCGGCGGCGCTGGTGCTGATCATGGCCGGCATCGTCCTCAGCAGCCTGTGGGTGCCTAACGCGCAACCGCCGCAAGGCAATCGCCCGAGCGGGGAGGGCTTCCTCAAGCAACTGCGCAATCCTGGCGTGCTGGCGTTCTACGGCTGCGTCGCGCTGATGCAGTTGAGCCATGGGCCTTATTACACCTTTCTGACCCTGCACCTTGAACGGCTCGGTTACAGCCGTGGCGTGATCGGCATGCTCTGGGCCGTGGGCGTGGTCGCCGAAGTGCCGATGTTCATGTTCATGAGCCGGATTCTCGCGCGGTTTTCCCTGCGCCGGGTGCTGATGGCGAGTTTTCTGCTGGCGGCGCTGCGCTGGTTGCTGCTGGGTTCGTTCGCCGAATTTCTCTGGGTGCTGTTGTTCGCGCAGGTGTTGCACGCGGCGACCTTCGGCAGCTTTCATGCGGCTGCCATCGCGTTCGTGCAACGTAGCTTCGGTGCGCGCCAGCAAGGGCAGGGCCAGGCGCTGTATGCAGCGCTGGCCGGCACCGGCGGTGCAATGGGGGCGTTGTATTCCGGCTACAGCTGGAACGTCCTCGGCGCGACATTAACCTTTAGTATCGCCAGCCTCGCGGCGCTCGCTGCTGCCGTTATCATTGCCATACGAATGCAAGAGGACAGGTCATGA
- a CDS encoding transglutaminase family protein: MRLSISHETTYHYEDQVRASIQYLRLTPHDSERQHVLSWQLDLPRPVRAQLDPFGNILHVLTMDEPHEAIIIGARGQVDIDELREAEHESQSALPFLRFTRLTEADEALRAFAAKTCKQRRDRTALIDLMHGLNQHMTYTPGSTEVDTRAADAFAGRAGVCQDHTHAFLACARSLGVPSRYVSGYLYSEDCEHLASHAWAEAWLDDAWYSFDVTNELARPERHLKLAVGLDYLDACPVRGMRRGGGCEQMHAKVFVSPTPAPVISVQQQ, from the coding sequence ATGAGACTTTCCATTAGCCACGAGACCACCTATCACTACGAAGATCAGGTGCGGGCGAGCATCCAGTACCTGCGGCTGACCCCCCACGACAGCGAGCGCCAGCATGTACTCAGTTGGCAGCTCGACCTGCCGCGTCCGGTGCGTGCGCAACTCGATCCGTTCGGCAACATCCTGCACGTGCTGACCATGGACGAGCCGCATGAAGCGATCATCATCGGCGCGCGAGGGCAGGTCGATATCGACGAATTGCGCGAGGCCGAACATGAGAGTCAGTCGGCGCTGCCGTTCCTGCGTTTTACCCGGTTGACCGAGGCGGACGAGGCATTGCGTGCGTTTGCGGCGAAAACCTGCAAGCAGCGGCGTGATCGCACGGCGCTGATTGATCTGATGCACGGTTTGAATCAACACATGACTTACACGCCGGGCTCCACCGAAGTCGACACGCGGGCTGCGGATGCGTTTGCCGGACGTGCTGGCGTGTGTCAGGACCATACCCACGCGTTTCTGGCCTGTGCGCGCAGTCTCGGGGTGCCATCACGTTATGTGTCGGGTTATCTGTACAGCGAGGATTGCGAGCATCTGGCCAGCCATGCCTGGGCAGAAGCCTGGCTGGATGACGCCTGGTACAGCTTTGACGTGACCAATGAACTGGCGCGCCCTGAGCGTCACCTGAAACTGGCGGTAGGCCTCGATTACCTGGACGCCTGCCCGGTACGCGGGATGCGTCGGGGCGGGGGTTGTGAACAGATGCATGCGAAGGTGTTCGTGTCGCCCACCCCGGCGCCGGTTATCTCCGTGCAACAGCAATAA
- a CDS encoding 1,2-dihydroxy-3-keto-5-methylthiopentene dioxygenase, which produces MSSLSVYHVSSPDLPNKVLTHFEDIASTLAEQGVRFDRWQAAAKIQPGATEEEVISAYREQIDKLMTERGYITVDVISLNSDHPQKAELRARFLEEHRHGEDEVRFFVAGRGLFTLHIDDYVYAVLCEKNDLISVPAGTRHWFDMGEHPHFVAIRLFNNPEGWVANFTGEDIAGRFPRLED; this is translated from the coding sequence ATGAGCAGCCTGTCCGTCTATCACGTTTCCAGCCCTGACCTTCCGAACAAGGTGCTGACCCATTTCGAAGACATCGCCTCGACGCTCGCCGAGCAGGGCGTGCGTTTCGACCGCTGGCAAGCGGCGGCGAAAATCCAGCCGGGGGCGACCGAGGAAGAAGTGATCAGCGCCTATCGGGAACAGATCGACAAACTGATGACCGAGCGCGGTTACATCACCGTCGACGTGATCAGCCTCAACAGCGATCACCCGCAAAAAGCCGAACTGCGCGCCAGGTTCCTTGAAGAACATCGCCACGGCGAAGACGAAGTGCGTTTTTTCGTCGCTGGCCGTGGACTGTTTACGTTGCACATCGACGATTACGTCTACGCCGTCCTGTGCGAAAAGAACGATCTGATCTCGGTGCCGGCGGGTACCCGACATTGGTTCGACATGGGCGAGCACCCGCATTTCGTGGCGATTCGCCTGTTCAACAACCCGGAAGGCTGGGTAGCGAATTTCACTGGTGAAGACATCGCCGGGCGCTTCCCGCGCCTGGAGGATTGA
- a CDS encoding DUF3509 domain-containing protein, producing MSLIQEKFSSLFSNFEVATAPRPDGGILLTLRSNDGKVFKRALTYQQMHNADQLSWAISAIRRDLAEQASELPQIAMLQSQQRFALPTYHSL from the coding sequence ATGAGCCTGATCCAAGAAAAATTTTCCTCGCTGTTCTCCAACTTCGAAGTCGCCACCGCGCCACGTCCCGATGGCGGGATTCTGCTGACCCTGCGCAGCAACGACGGCAAAGTGTTCAAACGCGCACTCACCTATCAGCAAATGCATAACGCCGACCAACTGTCTTGGGCCATCAGTGCCATTCGCCGCGATCTGGCGGAACAGGCCAGCGAACTGCCGCAAATTGCCATGCTGCAGAGCCAGCAGCGTTTCGCCCTGCCGACGTATCACTCGCTGTAA
- a CDS encoding ankyrin repeat domain-containing protein produces the protein MSDQSRQMTPEEAAEFTEQVFNKAREGDALMLDRLIGAGLPVNLKNSKGDTLLMLASYYGHIEAVQVLLKHKADPELRNGNGQSPIAGAAFKGDLAVVKALVEAGAEIEGSSFDGRTALMMAAMFNRVEIVDYLIGKGADPKAKDANGITALDAARTMGAVDTTAQLEKLLA, from the coding sequence ATGTCTGACCAAAGCCGCCAGATGACCCCAGAAGAAGCTGCCGAATTTACCGAGCAGGTTTTCAACAAGGCGCGCGAAGGTGACGCGCTGATGCTTGATCGACTGATCGGCGCGGGTTTGCCGGTGAACCTGAAAAACAGCAAGGGCGACACCTTGCTGATGCTGGCCAGTTACTACGGCCATATCGAGGCGGTGCAGGTGCTGCTGAAACACAAGGCCGATCCGGAACTGCGCAATGGCAACGGCCAGAGCCCGATTGCCGGTGCGGCGTTCAAGGGCGATCTGGCGGTGGTCAAGGCGTTGGTCGAGGCGGGTGCCGAGATTGAAGGTTCGTCCTTTGATGGCCGGACTGCGCTGATGATGGCCGCGATGTTCAACCGTGTTGAAATCGTTGATTACCTGATCGGCAAAGGCGCCGATCCGAAAGCCAAGGATGCCAATGGCATCACCGCCCTGGATGCCGCCCGGACCATGGGCGCGGTCGACACCACGGCGCAGCTGGAAAAACTGCTGGCCTGA
- the mtnC gene encoding acireductone synthase, with product MSIKAILTDIEGTTSAVSFVFDVLFPYAARHLPDFVRQNAGRADVAEQITAVRRDSNEPEADVERVIEILLSWIAEDRKATPLKALQGMVWAQGYQAGQLKGHVYPDAVEALQRWHAAGYQLFVYSSGSVQAQKLIFGCSEAGDLTPLFSGYFDTTSGPKREAQSYTNIQQAIGVEPGEILFLSDIVQELDAAQAAGLQTCGLAREGGELEGHVSVDSFTGIEPEAF from the coding sequence ATGTCGATCAAAGCCATCCTTACCGACATCGAAGGCACCACCAGTGCGGTGAGTTTTGTGTTCGACGTGCTGTTTCCGTACGCGGCCCGGCACCTGCCGGACTTTGTGCGGCAGAACGCCGGGCGCGCCGATGTCGCCGAGCAGATCACCGCCGTGCGCCGTGACAGCAACGAGCCAGAGGCCGATGTTGAACGGGTGATTGAAATTCTCTTGAGCTGGATCGCCGAAGACCGCAAGGCCACGCCACTCAAAGCGTTGCAGGGCATGGTCTGGGCGCAGGGTTATCAGGCCGGGCAGTTGAAGGGCCACGTTTACCCGGATGCCGTTGAAGCACTTCAACGATGGCACGCGGCGGGCTATCAACTGTTCGTGTATTCGTCCGGCTCGGTCCAGGCGCAGAAACTGATTTTCGGCTGCTCGGAGGCGGGCGACCTCACGCCGCTGTTCAGTGGCTACTTCGACACCACCTCGGGGCCCAAGCGCGAGGCGCAGTCCTACACGAATATTCAACAGGCGATTGGCGTTGAACCGGGGGAGATTCTGTTCCTGTCTGACATCGTCCAGGAGCTCGACGCTGCTCAAGCGGCCGGTTTGCAGACCTGCGGCCTGGCCCGCGAGGGAGGGGAGCTGGAAGGACACGTCTCAGTCGACAGCTTCACCGGCATCGAACCGGAAGCCTTCTGA
- a CDS encoding circularly permuted type 2 ATP-grasp protein: MIRTYFDEMYDAGGLVRPHYREFARWLADTPDELLAQRRREADLLFHRAGITFTLYGDEQGTERLIPFDTIPRSIPASEWRIVERGCIQRVKALNMFLADLYHEQRIIKAGIIPAEQVLANEQYQLAMQGLDLHRDIYSHISGVDLVRDGDGTYYVLEDNLRTPSGVSYMLEDRKMMMRLFPELFAAQRIAPIDHYPNLLLDTLKSSSPIDDPSVVVLTPGRFNSAFFEHAFLAREMGVELVEGADLFVRDDKVFMRTTDGPKPVDVIYRRLDDAFLDPLAFNPDSMLGVPGLLSSYRSGNVVLANAIGTGVADDKSVYPFVTDMIRFYLDEEPILKNVPTWQCRNPSELSHVLANLPELVVKETQGSGGYGMLVGPASTTAEIDAFRERIKAKPHAYIAQPTLSLSTCPTFVENGIAPRHIDLRPFVLSGRETRVVPGGLTRVALREGSLVVNSSQGGGTKDTWVVED; the protein is encoded by the coding sequence ATGATCCGCACCTATTTTGATGAAATGTACGATGCCGGCGGCCTGGTTCGCCCGCATTACCGGGAGTTCGCGCGCTGGCTGGCCGACACGCCTGACGAGTTGCTGGCACAACGGCGACGCGAGGCTGACTTGCTGTTCCACCGTGCCGGCATCACCTTCACGCTCTACGGGGACGAGCAGGGCACCGAGCGCCTGATTCCTTTCGACACGATTCCGCGCAGCATTCCCGCCAGCGAATGGCGGATTGTCGAGCGCGGGTGTATCCAGCGAGTCAAGGCGCTGAACATGTTTCTCGCCGACCTTTATCACGAGCAGCGCATCATCAAGGCCGGGATCATTCCCGCCGAACAAGTGCTGGCCAACGAGCAATACCAGTTGGCGATGCAAGGGCTGGATCTGCACCGCGATATCTACTCGCACATTTCCGGCGTCGATCTGGTGCGCGATGGCGACGGCACTTACTACGTGCTCGAAGACAACCTGCGGACCCCGAGCGGCGTGAGCTACATGCTCGAAGACCGCAAGATGATGATGCGTCTGTTCCCCGAGCTGTTCGCCGCCCAGCGCATCGCGCCCATCGACCACTATCCGAATCTGTTGCTCGACACCCTGAAAAGCTCCAGCCCCATCGACGACCCGAGCGTGGTGGTGCTGACGCCGGGGCGCTTCAACAGTGCGTTCTTCGAGCATGCGTTTCTGGCGCGGGAGATGGGCGTCGAGCTGGTGGAGGGCGCGGATCTGTTCGTGCGCGACGACAAAGTCTTCATGCGCACCACCGACGGGCCAAAACCGGTGGACGTGATCTACCGTCGCCTCGACGACGCGTTCCTCGATCCGCTGGCGTTCAACCCCGACTCGATGCTCGGTGTACCGGGACTGCTGTCGTCCTATCGCTCCGGCAATGTCGTGCTGGCCAACGCCATCGGTACCGGGGTGGCGGACGATAAATCGGTGTATCCGTTCGTCACTGACATGATCCGTTTTTATCTCGACGAAGAACCGATCCTGAAGAACGTGCCGACCTGGCAATGCCGCAACCCGTCCGAACTGTCCCACGTACTGGCCAATCTGCCGGAGCTGGTGGTCAAGGAAACCCAGGGCTCCGGTGGATACGGAATGCTCGTCGGGCCGGCATCAACGACCGCGGAAATCGACGCGTTCCGCGAGCGGATCAAGGCCAAGCCGCACGCCTACATCGCACAACCGACGCTGTCGCTGTCGACCTGTCCGACCTTTGTCGAAAACGGCATTGCGCCGCGCCATATCGACCTGCGGCCATTTGTCTTGTCCGGTCGCGAAACCCGGGTTGTGCCCGGCGGTTTGACCCGTGTTGCCCTGCGCGAAGGCTCCCTGGTGGTGAATTCCTCCCAGGGCGGCGGAACCAAGGACACCTGGGTGGTCGAGGATTGA
- a CDS encoding ribonuclease E inhibitor RraB, which produces MSTAYQEDISSNVLRRMKEGGFDFSRFHPIEFYAIFPDEERARRAAGKFRGESINAQVSARDDGAWSLELSKVMYATYDDIGDFEQGFSAVVEPLGGIIEGWGVKQEVRNRYRLN; this is translated from the coding sequence ATGAGCACAGCCTATCAAGAAGACATCAGCAGCAATGTTCTGCGCCGCATGAAAGAAGGCGGGTTCGATTTTTCCCGTTTTCATCCCATCGAGTTCTACGCCATTTTCCCGGACGAGGAGCGGGCGCGCAGGGCGGCAGGCAAGTTTCGCGGTGAATCCATCAATGCTCAGGTCAGTGCGCGCGACGATGGCGCCTGGTCGCTGGAATTGAGCAAAGTGATGTATGCAACGTATGACGACATTGGCGATTTCGAGCAGGGTTTCTCTGCCGTGGTCGAGCCGCTGGGCGGCATCATCGAAGGCTGGGGCGTCAAGCAGGAGGTGCGCAACCGCTATCGTCTGAACTGA
- a CDS encoding long-chain-acyl-CoA synthetase produces MRHAPSDTITWSMMLRKLPMIAKAIPRVVKGMKAANVTDPTQSCGLGWTFEQATLRNPEGPALMQGDVLLTYTQVNQWANRIADYLSGQGIGKGDVVAVFIDNRPELLVTILALAKVGAVSALLNTSQTRDTLIHSVNLVTPVAIVVGEELLPAFAAIRAQVSIAAHRTWFVADQDTYSHPGIAPEGYVNLISASADASSVNPPSSQQVFYDDPCFYIYTSGTTGLPKAGVFKHGRWMRSSASFGMIALNMQPDDVVYCTLPLYHATGLCVCWGSAINGASGFAIRRKFSASQFWNDVRRYRATTLGYVGELCRYLVDQPPSDDDSRHDVRKMIGNGLRPGAWAEFKTRFAVEHICELYAASDGNIGFTNILNFDNTIGFSLMAWELVAYDHDSGEPLRSDDGFMRKVGKGEQGLLLARIDEKAPLDGYTDPQKTARVVLHDVFSKGDRFFNTGDLLRNIGFGHAQFVDRLGDTYRWKGENVSTTEVENLLLQHPHISEAVAYGVEIRNTNGRAGMAAITPAESLATLDFAELLTFARQRMPAYAVPLFLRVKVKMETTGTFKYQKTRLKNEGFDPGQTGDDPVFAWLPGTDTYVQVTDEVLAGIHQGKYRY; encoded by the coding sequence ATGCGTCACGCGCCAAGCGACACGATTACCTGGAGCATGATGCTCCGCAAACTGCCAATGATCGCCAAGGCCATCCCGCGGGTGGTCAAGGGCATGAAGGCGGCCAACGTCACGGACCCGACCCAAAGCTGTGGCCTGGGCTGGACGTTCGAACAAGCGACCCTGCGCAATCCCGAAGGCCCGGCGTTAATGCAGGGCGACGTGCTGCTGACCTACACCCAGGTCAACCAGTGGGCCAACCGCATCGCCGATTATCTGAGCGGGCAGGGCATTGGCAAGGGCGACGTGGTGGCGGTGTTCATCGACAACCGCCCGGAATTGCTGGTGACCATTCTTGCCCTGGCCAAGGTCGGTGCCGTCAGCGCGTTGCTCAATACCTCGCAAACCCGCGACACGCTGATTCATAGCGTGAATCTGGTGACGCCGGTGGCGATTGTCGTCGGCGAGGAGTTGCTGCCGGCGTTCGCCGCCATACGCGCACAGGTATCAATCGCCGCGCATCGCACCTGGTTTGTCGCGGATCAGGACACCTACAGCCATCCGGGTATTGCGCCCGAAGGGTACGTCAATCTGATCAGCGCCAGTGCTGACGCCTCCAGCGTCAATCCGCCGAGCAGCCAGCAAGTGTTCTACGACGACCCGTGTTTCTATATCTACACCTCCGGCACCACCGGTTTGCCCAAGGCCGGAGTGTTCAAACACGGGCGCTGGATGCGCAGTTCGGCCAGTTTCGGCATGATCGCGCTCAACATGCAGCCCGACGACGTGGTGTATTGCACACTGCCGCTGTACCACGCCACCGGCCTCTGCGTGTGCTGGGGCTCGGCAATCAATGGCGCTTCGGGCTTCGCGATCCGGCGCAAATTCAGCGCCAGCCAGTTCTGGAACGATGTGCGCCGTTATCGGGCTACCACCCTTGGCTACGTCGGCGAGTTGTGCCGTTATCTGGTCGATCAACCGCCCAGCGACGATGACAGTCGCCACGACGTGCGCAAGATGATCGGCAACGGCTTGCGCCCCGGGGCGTGGGCCGAGTTCAAGACACGTTTCGCCGTTGAGCATATCTGCGAGCTGTACGCCGCGAGCGATGGCAATATCGGCTTCACCAACATCCTCAACTTCGACAACACCATCGGCTTCTCGCTGATGGCCTGGGAGTTGGTAGCCTACGATCATGACAGCGGCGAGCCGCTGCGCAGCGACGACGGTTTCATGCGCAAGGTCGGCAAGGGCGAGCAGGGCCTGCTGTTGGCGCGCATCGACGAAAAAGCGCCACTGGATGGCTACACCGATCCGCAGAAGACCGCCAGGGTTGTGCTGCACGATGTCTTCAGCAAGGGTGATCGTTTTTTCAACACCGGCGATCTTTTGCGCAATATCGGTTTTGGTCATGCACAGTTTGTCGATCGTCTGGGCGACACCTATCGCTGGAAAGGTGAAAACGTCTCGACCACCGAAGTGGAAAACCTGCTGCTGCAACATCCGCACATTTCCGAGGCCGTGGCCTATGGCGTGGAAATCCGCAACACCAACGGTCGCGCCGGCATGGCTGCGATTACCCCGGCAGAATCCCTCGCCACCCTGGATTTCGCCGAGTTACTGACGTTTGCCCGTCAGCGCATGCCGGCCTACGCGGTACCGTTGTTCCTGCGGGTGAAGGTGAAAATGGAAACCACCGGCACGTTCAAGTACCAGAAAACCCGCCTGAAAAATGAAGGCTTCGATCCCGGCCAGACGGGCGATGATCCGGTTTTTGCCTGGCTGCCCGGCACCGATACCTATGTGCAGGTCACCGATGAAGTGTTGGCTGGAATTCATCAGGGCAAATACCGCTATTGA
- a CDS encoding PLDc N-terminal domain-containing protein, protein MGSTFNGLIGLIILALDIWAIINVLKSGAETGMKILWVLLIILLPVLGLIIWAIAGPRGNVRI, encoded by the coding sequence ATGGGTTCCACGTTCAACGGTCTGATCGGCCTGATCATTCTTGCCCTCGACATCTGGGCCATCATCAACGTGCTGAAAAGCGGCGCCGAGACCGGGATGAAAATCCTCTGGGTTCTGCTGATCATCCTCCTGCCGGTGCTGGGCCTGATCATCTGGGCCATAGCCGGGCCACGAGGCAACGTGCGGATCTAG
- a CDS encoding methylthioribulose 1-phosphate dehydratase, with product MSLTREQLARQIVDAGRFLYGRGWSPATSSNYSTRLSPSEALLTVSGKHKGQLGLDDVLATDLSGNSLEPGKQPSAETLLHTQLYSWRAEIGAVLHTHSVNATVLSRLTPQDFIEFEDYELQKAFSGISTHESRLRVPIFDNDQDIARLAAKVQPWLDAHPDCVGYLIRGHGLYTWGAQMSDALRQIEAFEFLFECELKTRSVMNRQG from the coding sequence ATGAGCCTTACGCGTGAACAGCTCGCCCGGCAAATCGTCGATGCCGGGCGTTTTCTTTATGGTCGCGGCTGGTCGCCAGCCACCAGCAGCAATTATTCGACGCGCCTGTCGCCGAGCGAAGCCTTGCTGACCGTATCCGGCAAGCACAAGGGCCAGTTGGGGCTGGACGACGTGCTGGCCACCGATCTGTCCGGCAACAGTCTGGAACCGGGCAAACAGCCGTCCGCTGAAACCTTGCTGCACACCCAGCTCTACAGCTGGCGCGCGGAGATCGGCGCCGTATTGCACACCCACTCGGTGAACGCCACCGTGCTGTCGCGCCTGACGCCGCAAGACTTCATCGAGTTCGAAGACTACGAACTGCAAAAAGCCTTCAGCGGCATTTCGACCCACGAATCCCGGCTGCGCGTGCCGATTTTCGACAACGATCAGGACATTGCGCGCCTCGCCGCCAAGGTGCAGCCTTGGCTCGACGCCCATCCCGATTGCGTCGGTTACCTGATTCGCGGCCACGGCCTCTACACCTGGGGCGCGCAGATGAGCGACGCGCTGCGGCAGATCGAGGCCTTTGAATTCCTGTTTGAATGCGAGTTGAAAACCCGCAGCGTCATGAACCGCCAAGGCTGA